The following proteins are encoded in a genomic region of Ailuropoda melanoleuca isolate Jingjing chromosome 10, ASM200744v2, whole genome shotgun sequence:
- the TTYH3 gene encoding protein tweety homolog 3 isoform X2 codes for MAGVSYAAPWWVNLLHRLPHFDLRWETTSSQFRPEDTDYQQALLLLGAAALACLALDLLFLLFYSFWLCCRQRKSEEHLDADCCCTAWCVIIATLVCSAGIAVGFYGNGETSDGIHRATYSLRHANRTVAGVQDRVWDTAAALNRSAEPSLQSLERQLATRPEPLRAVQRLQGLLETLLGYTAAIPFWRNPAVSLEVLAEQVDLYDWYRWLGYLGLLLLDVAICLLVLVGLIRSSKGILVGVCLLGVLALVISWGALGLELAVSVGSSDFCVDPDTYVTRMVEEHSVLSGDILQYYLACSPRAVNPFQQKLSGSHKALVEMQDVVAELLKTVPREYPATKDPLLRVQEVLNGTEVNLQHLTALVDCRSLHLVSVGHAVPIWPQDYVQALTGFCYDGVEGLIYLALFSFVTALMFSSIVCSVPHTWQQKRGPDEDGEEEAAPGPRQTHDSLYRVHMPSLYSCGSSYGSETSIPAAAHTVSNAPVTEYMSQNANFQNPRCENTPLIGRESPPPSYTSSMRAKYLATSQPRPDSSGSGH; via the exons ATGGCCGGGGTCAGCTACGCGGCGCCCTGGTGGGTGAACCTCCTGCACAGGCTGCCCCACTTCGACCTGCGCTGGGAGACCACCAGCAGCCAGTTCCGGCCCGAGGACACCGACTACCAGCAG gcgctgctgctgctgggggccGCCGCACTGGCCTGCCTCGCCCTGgacctcctcttcctgctcttctACTCCTTCTGGCTGTGCTGCCGGCAGCGCAAGAGCGAGGAGCACCTGGACGCCGACTGCTGCTGCACGGCCTGGTGCGTGATCATCGCCACACTGGTGTGCAG CGCTGGCATCGCCGTGGGGTTCTATGGCAACGGGGAGACCAGTGACGGCATCCATCGGGCCACCTACTCGCTCCGCCACGCCAACCGCACAGTGGCAGGGGTCCAGGACCGC GTGTGGGACACAGCGGCTGCTCTGAACCGCTCGGCGGAGCCCAGCCTGCAGAGCCTGGAGCGGCAGCTGGCCACGCGGCCAGAGCCCCTGCGTGCGGTCCAGCGGCTGCAGGGCCTTCTCGAGACGCTGCTGGGCTACACAGCTGCCATCCCGTTCTGGAGGAACCCCGCCGTGTCGCTCGAGGTGCTGGCAGAGCAGGTGGATCTCTACGACTGGTACAG GTGGCTGGGCTACCTGGGCCTGCTGCTGCTGGACGTGGCCATCTGCCTGCTGGTGCTGGTCGGCCTTATCCGCAGCTCCAAGGGCATTCTGGTTGG GGTCTGCCTACTCGGGGTCCTGGCCCTGGTCATCAGCTGGGGCGCACTGGGCTTGGAGCTGGCCGTGTCTGTG GGCTCCAGCGACTTCTGTGTGGATCCCGACACCTACGTGACCAGGATGGTGGAGGAGCACTCGGTGCTGAGTGGGG ACATCCTGCAGTACTACCTGGCCTGCTCGCCCCGTGCCGTCAACCCCTTCCAGCAG AAGCTGTCCGGCAGCCACAAAGCGCTGGTGGAGATGCAGGACGTCGTGGCTGAGCTGCTGAAGACCGTCCCCCGGGAGTACCCGGCCACCAAG GACCCCCTGCTGCGTGTCCAGGAGGTGCTGAACGGCACAGAGGTGAACCTGCAGCACCTCACCGCCCTGGTGGACTGCCGCAGTCTGCATCTG gTCTCTGTGGGCCATGCTGTCCCCATCTGGCCTCAGGACTACGTGCAGGCCCTGACGGGCTTCTGTTATGACGGCGTTGAGGGCCTCATCTACCTGGCCCTCTTCTCCTTCGTCACGGCCCTCATGTTCAGCTCTATTGTCTGCAGCGTCCCCCACACCTGGCAGCAGAAAAG AGGCCCCgatgaggatggggaggaggaggcggccCCAGGGCCAAGGCAGACGCACGACAGCCTCTACCGCGTGCACATGCCCAGCCTGTACAGCTGTGGCAGCAGCTACGGCAGCGAGACCAGCATTCCGGCTGCGGCGCACACCGTCAGCAATGCCCCGGTCACCGAGTACAT GAGCCAGAACGCGAACTTCCAGAACCCCCGCTGTGAGAACACCCCCCTCATCGGGCGTGAATCCCCGCCGCCCTCA TACACCTCCAGCATGAGAGCCAAATACCTCGCCACCAGCCAGCCTCGCCCCGACTCCAGCGGCAGCGGCCACTAG
- the TTYH3 gene encoding protein tweety homolog 3 isoform X3 has translation MAGVSYAAPWWVNLLHRLPHFDLRWETTSSQFRPEDTDYQQALLLLGAAALACLALDLLFLLFYSFWLCCRQRKSEEHLDADCCCTAWCVIIATLVCSAGIAVGFYGNGETSDGIHRATYSLRHANRTVAGVQDRVWDTAAALNRSAEPSLQSLERQLATRPEPLRAVQRLQGLLETLLGYTAAIPFWRNPAVSLEVLAEQVDLYDWYRWLGYLGLLLLDVAICLLVLVGLIRSSKGILVGVCLLGVLALVISWGALGLELAVSVGSSDFCVDPDTYVTRMVEEHSVLSGDILQYYLACSPRAVNPFQQKLSGSHKALVEMQDVVAELLKTVPREYPATKDPLLRVQEVLNGTEVNLQHLTALVDCRSLHLDYVQALTGFCYDGVEGLIYLALFSFVTALMFSSIVCSVPHTWQQKRGPDEDGEEEAAPGPRQTHDSLYRVHMPSLYSCGSSYGSETSIPAAAHTVSNAPVTEYMSQNANFQNPRCENTPLIGRESPPPSYTSSMRAKYLATSQPRPDSSGSGH, from the exons ATGGCCGGGGTCAGCTACGCGGCGCCCTGGTGGGTGAACCTCCTGCACAGGCTGCCCCACTTCGACCTGCGCTGGGAGACCACCAGCAGCCAGTTCCGGCCCGAGGACACCGACTACCAGCAG gcgctgctgctgctgggggccGCCGCACTGGCCTGCCTCGCCCTGgacctcctcttcctgctcttctACTCCTTCTGGCTGTGCTGCCGGCAGCGCAAGAGCGAGGAGCACCTGGACGCCGACTGCTGCTGCACGGCCTGGTGCGTGATCATCGCCACACTGGTGTGCAG CGCTGGCATCGCCGTGGGGTTCTATGGCAACGGGGAGACCAGTGACGGCATCCATCGGGCCACCTACTCGCTCCGCCACGCCAACCGCACAGTGGCAGGGGTCCAGGACCGC GTGTGGGACACAGCGGCTGCTCTGAACCGCTCGGCGGAGCCCAGCCTGCAGAGCCTGGAGCGGCAGCTGGCCACGCGGCCAGAGCCCCTGCGTGCGGTCCAGCGGCTGCAGGGCCTTCTCGAGACGCTGCTGGGCTACACAGCTGCCATCCCGTTCTGGAGGAACCCCGCCGTGTCGCTCGAGGTGCTGGCAGAGCAGGTGGATCTCTACGACTGGTACAG GTGGCTGGGCTACCTGGGCCTGCTGCTGCTGGACGTGGCCATCTGCCTGCTGGTGCTGGTCGGCCTTATCCGCAGCTCCAAGGGCATTCTGGTTGG GGTCTGCCTACTCGGGGTCCTGGCCCTGGTCATCAGCTGGGGCGCACTGGGCTTGGAGCTGGCCGTGTCTGTG GGCTCCAGCGACTTCTGTGTGGATCCCGACACCTACGTGACCAGGATGGTGGAGGAGCACTCGGTGCTGAGTGGGG ACATCCTGCAGTACTACCTGGCCTGCTCGCCCCGTGCCGTCAACCCCTTCCAGCAG AAGCTGTCCGGCAGCCACAAAGCGCTGGTGGAGATGCAGGACGTCGTGGCTGAGCTGCTGAAGACCGTCCCCCGGGAGTACCCGGCCACCAAG GACCCCCTGCTGCGTGTCCAGGAGGTGCTGAACGGCACAGAGGTGAACCTGCAGCACCTCACCGCCCTGGTGGACTGCCGCAGTCTGCATCTG GACTACGTGCAGGCCCTGACGGGCTTCTGTTATGACGGCGTTGAGGGCCTCATCTACCTGGCCCTCTTCTCCTTCGTCACGGCCCTCATGTTCAGCTCTATTGTCTGCAGCGTCCCCCACACCTGGCAGCAGAAAAG AGGCCCCgatgaggatggggaggaggaggcggccCCAGGGCCAAGGCAGACGCACGACAGCCTCTACCGCGTGCACATGCCCAGCCTGTACAGCTGTGGCAGCAGCTACGGCAGCGAGACCAGCATTCCGGCTGCGGCGCACACCGTCAGCAATGCCCCGGTCACCGAGTACAT GAGCCAGAACGCGAACTTCCAGAACCCCCGCTGTGAGAACACCCCCCTCATCGGGCGTGAATCCCCGCCGCCCTCA TACACCTCCAGCATGAGAGCCAAATACCTCGCCACCAGCCAGCCTCGCCCCGACTCCAGCGGCAGCGGCCACTAG
- the TTYH3 gene encoding protein tweety homolog 3 isoform X1, with the protein MAGVSYAAPWWVNLLHRLPHFDLRWETTSSQFRPEDTDYQQALLLLGAAALACLALDLLFLLFYSFWLCCRQRKSEEHLDADCCCTAWCVIIATLVCSAGIAVGFYGNGETSDGIHRATYSLRHANRTVAGVQDRVWDTAAALNRSAEPSLQSLERQLATRPEPLRAVQRLQGLLETLLGYTAAIPFWRNPAVSLEVLAEQVDLYDWYRWLGYLGLLLLDVAICLLVLVGLIRSSKGILVGVCLLGVLALVISWGALGLELAVSVGSSDFCVDPDTYVTRMVEEHSVLSGDILQYYLACSPRAVNPFQQKLSGSHKALVEMQDVVAELLKTVPREYPATKDPLLRVQEVLNGTEVNLQHLTALVDCRSLHLDYVQALTGFCYDGVEGLIYLALFSFVTALMFSSIVCSVPHTWQQKRGPDEDGEEEAAPGPRQTHDSLYRVHMPSLYSCGSSYGSETSIPAAAHTVSNAPVTEYMSQNANFQNPRCENTPLIGRESPPPSRYLAALDSGSHAGWQFKPMDSARMLWWPCPQSDSTPPA; encoded by the exons ATGGCCGGGGTCAGCTACGCGGCGCCCTGGTGGGTGAACCTCCTGCACAGGCTGCCCCACTTCGACCTGCGCTGGGAGACCACCAGCAGCCAGTTCCGGCCCGAGGACACCGACTACCAGCAG gcgctgctgctgctgggggccGCCGCACTGGCCTGCCTCGCCCTGgacctcctcttcctgctcttctACTCCTTCTGGCTGTGCTGCCGGCAGCGCAAGAGCGAGGAGCACCTGGACGCCGACTGCTGCTGCACGGCCTGGTGCGTGATCATCGCCACACTGGTGTGCAG CGCTGGCATCGCCGTGGGGTTCTATGGCAACGGGGAGACCAGTGACGGCATCCATCGGGCCACCTACTCGCTCCGCCACGCCAACCGCACAGTGGCAGGGGTCCAGGACCGC GTGTGGGACACAGCGGCTGCTCTGAACCGCTCGGCGGAGCCCAGCCTGCAGAGCCTGGAGCGGCAGCTGGCCACGCGGCCAGAGCCCCTGCGTGCGGTCCAGCGGCTGCAGGGCCTTCTCGAGACGCTGCTGGGCTACACAGCTGCCATCCCGTTCTGGAGGAACCCCGCCGTGTCGCTCGAGGTGCTGGCAGAGCAGGTGGATCTCTACGACTGGTACAG GTGGCTGGGCTACCTGGGCCTGCTGCTGCTGGACGTGGCCATCTGCCTGCTGGTGCTGGTCGGCCTTATCCGCAGCTCCAAGGGCATTCTGGTTGG GGTCTGCCTACTCGGGGTCCTGGCCCTGGTCATCAGCTGGGGCGCACTGGGCTTGGAGCTGGCCGTGTCTGTG GGCTCCAGCGACTTCTGTGTGGATCCCGACACCTACGTGACCAGGATGGTGGAGGAGCACTCGGTGCTGAGTGGGG ACATCCTGCAGTACTACCTGGCCTGCTCGCCCCGTGCCGTCAACCCCTTCCAGCAG AAGCTGTCCGGCAGCCACAAAGCGCTGGTGGAGATGCAGGACGTCGTGGCTGAGCTGCTGAAGACCGTCCCCCGGGAGTACCCGGCCACCAAG GACCCCCTGCTGCGTGTCCAGGAGGTGCTGAACGGCACAGAGGTGAACCTGCAGCACCTCACCGCCCTGGTGGACTGCCGCAGTCTGCATCTG GACTACGTGCAGGCCCTGACGGGCTTCTGTTATGACGGCGTTGAGGGCCTCATCTACCTGGCCCTCTTCTCCTTCGTCACGGCCCTCATGTTCAGCTCTATTGTCTGCAGCGTCCCCCACACCTGGCAGCAGAAAAG AGGCCCCgatgaggatggggaggaggaggcggccCCAGGGCCAAGGCAGACGCACGACAGCCTCTACCGCGTGCACATGCCCAGCCTGTACAGCTGTGGCAGCAGCTACGGCAGCGAGACCAGCATTCCGGCTGCGGCGCACACCGTCAGCAATGCCCCGGTCACCGAGTACAT GAGCCAGAACGCGAACTTCCAGAACCCCCGCTGTGAGAACACCCCCCTCATCGGGCGTGAATCCCCGCCGCCCTCA CGCTATCTGGCAGCCTTGGACTCTGGCAGCCACGCAGGCTGGCAGTTTAAGCCCATGGATAGTGCCCGAATGCTGTGGTGGCCGTGCCCTCAGAGTGACAG TACACCTCCAGCATGA
- the TTYH3 gene encoding protein tweety homolog 3 isoform X4 yields the protein MAGVSYAAPWWVNLLHRLPHFDLRWETTSSQFRPEDTDYQQALLLLGAAALACLALDLLFLLFYSFWLCCRQRKSEEHLDADCCCTAWCVIIATLVCSAGIAVGFYGNGETSDGIHRATYSLRHANRTVAGVQDRVWDTAAALNRSAEPSLQSLERQLATRPEPLRAVQRLQGLLETLLGYTAAIPFWRNPAVSLEVLAEQVDLYDWYRWLGYLGLLLLDVAICLLVLVGLIRSSKGILVGVCLLGVLALVISWGALGLELAVSVGSSDFCVDPDTYVTRMVEEHSVLSGDILQYYLACSPRAVNPFQQKLSGSHKALVEMQDVVAELLKTVPREYPATKDPLLRVQEVLNGTEVNLQHLTALVDCRSLHLVSVGHAVPIWPQDYVQALTGFCYDGVEGLIYLALFSFVTALMFSSIVCSVPHTWQQKRGPDEDGEEEAAPGPRQTHDSLYRVHMPSLYSCGSSYGSETSIPAAAHTVSNAPVTEYMSQNANFQNPRCENTPLIGRESPPPSRYLAALDSGSHAGWQFKPMDSARMLWWPCPQSDSTPPA from the exons ATGGCCGGGGTCAGCTACGCGGCGCCCTGGTGGGTGAACCTCCTGCACAGGCTGCCCCACTTCGACCTGCGCTGGGAGACCACCAGCAGCCAGTTCCGGCCCGAGGACACCGACTACCAGCAG gcgctgctgctgctgggggccGCCGCACTGGCCTGCCTCGCCCTGgacctcctcttcctgctcttctACTCCTTCTGGCTGTGCTGCCGGCAGCGCAAGAGCGAGGAGCACCTGGACGCCGACTGCTGCTGCACGGCCTGGTGCGTGATCATCGCCACACTGGTGTGCAG CGCTGGCATCGCCGTGGGGTTCTATGGCAACGGGGAGACCAGTGACGGCATCCATCGGGCCACCTACTCGCTCCGCCACGCCAACCGCACAGTGGCAGGGGTCCAGGACCGC GTGTGGGACACAGCGGCTGCTCTGAACCGCTCGGCGGAGCCCAGCCTGCAGAGCCTGGAGCGGCAGCTGGCCACGCGGCCAGAGCCCCTGCGTGCGGTCCAGCGGCTGCAGGGCCTTCTCGAGACGCTGCTGGGCTACACAGCTGCCATCCCGTTCTGGAGGAACCCCGCCGTGTCGCTCGAGGTGCTGGCAGAGCAGGTGGATCTCTACGACTGGTACAG GTGGCTGGGCTACCTGGGCCTGCTGCTGCTGGACGTGGCCATCTGCCTGCTGGTGCTGGTCGGCCTTATCCGCAGCTCCAAGGGCATTCTGGTTGG GGTCTGCCTACTCGGGGTCCTGGCCCTGGTCATCAGCTGGGGCGCACTGGGCTTGGAGCTGGCCGTGTCTGTG GGCTCCAGCGACTTCTGTGTGGATCCCGACACCTACGTGACCAGGATGGTGGAGGAGCACTCGGTGCTGAGTGGGG ACATCCTGCAGTACTACCTGGCCTGCTCGCCCCGTGCCGTCAACCCCTTCCAGCAG AAGCTGTCCGGCAGCCACAAAGCGCTGGTGGAGATGCAGGACGTCGTGGCTGAGCTGCTGAAGACCGTCCCCCGGGAGTACCCGGCCACCAAG GACCCCCTGCTGCGTGTCCAGGAGGTGCTGAACGGCACAGAGGTGAACCTGCAGCACCTCACCGCCCTGGTGGACTGCCGCAGTCTGCATCTG gTCTCTGTGGGCCATGCTGTCCCCATCTGGCCTCAGGACTACGTGCAGGCCCTGACGGGCTTCTGTTATGACGGCGTTGAGGGCCTCATCTACCTGGCCCTCTTCTCCTTCGTCACGGCCCTCATGTTCAGCTCTATTGTCTGCAGCGTCCCCCACACCTGGCAGCAGAAAAG AGGCCCCgatgaggatggggaggaggaggcggccCCAGGGCCAAGGCAGACGCACGACAGCCTCTACCGCGTGCACATGCCCAGCCTGTACAGCTGTGGCAGCAGCTACGGCAGCGAGACCAGCATTCCGGCTGCGGCGCACACCGTCAGCAATGCCCCGGTCACCGAGTACAT GAGCCAGAACGCGAACTTCCAGAACCCCCGCTGTGAGAACACCCCCCTCATCGGGCGTGAATCCCCGCCGCCCTCA CGCTATCTGGCAGCCTTGGACTCTGGCAGCCACGCAGGCTGGCAGTTTAAGCCCATGGATAGTGCCCGAATGCTGTGGTGGCCGTGCCCTCAGAGTGACAG TACACCTCCAGCATGA